Within the Streptomyces sp. NBC_00353 genome, the region GATGCTAAGTCCGTGAAGCCGGCCCGATCTCTTCGGAGTTGAGGGTAGTGGTGGAGCCGACGAACCAGACTTGTAGTAGGTAAGCGATGGGGTGACGCAGGAAGGTAGTCCAGCCCGGGCGGTGGTAGTCCCGGGGTAAGGGTGTAGGGCGTGTGATAGGCAAATCCGTCACACATTAAGCCTGAGACCTGATGCCGAGCCGATTGTGGTGAAGTGGATGATCCTATGCTGTCGAGAAAAGCCTCTAGCGAGTTTCATGGCGGCCCGTACCCTAAACCGACTCAGGTGGTCAGGTAGAGAATACCGAGGCGTTCGGGTGAACTATGGTTAAGGAACTCGGCAAAATGCCCCCGTAACTTCGGGAGAAGGGGGCCATCACTGGTGATTGGATTTACTCCATGAGCTGGGGGTGGCCGCAGAGACCAGCGAGAAGCGACTGTTTACTAAAAACACAGGTCCGTGCGAAGCCGTAAGGCGATGTATACGGACTGACGCCTGCCCGGTGCTGGAACGTTAAGGGGACCGGTTAGCTGACTTTCGGGTCGGCGAAGCTGAGAACTTAAGCGCCAGTAAACGGCGGTGGTAACTATAACCATCCTAAGGTAGCGAAATTCCTTGTCGGGTAAGTTCCGACCTGCACGAATGGCGTAACGACTTCTCGACTGTCTCAACCATAGGCCCGGTGAAATTGCACTACGAGTAAAGATGCTCGTTTCGCGCAGCAGGACGGAAAGACCCCGGGACCTTTACTACAGTTTGATATTGGTGTTCGGTTCGGCTTGTGTAGGATAGGTGGGAGACTTTGAAGCAGCCACGCCAGTGGTTGTGGAGTCGCCGTTGAAATACCACTCTGGTCGTGCTGGATGTCTAACCTGGGTCCGTGATCCGGATCAGGGACAGTGTCTGATGGGTAGTTTAACTGGGGCGGTTGCCTCCTAAAGAGTAACGGAGGCGCCCAAAGGTTCCCTCAGCCTGGTTGGCAATCAGGTGTTGAGTGTAAGTGCACAAGGGAGCTTGACTGTGAGACCGACGGGTCGAGCAGGGACGAAAGTCGGGACTAGTGATCCGGCAGTGGCTTGTGGAAGCGCTGTCGCTCAACGGATAAAAGGTACCCCGGGGATAACAGGCTGATCTTCCCCAAGAGTCCATATCGACGGGATGGTTTGGCACCTCGATGTCGGCTCGTCGCATCCTGGGGCTGGAGTCGGTCCCAAGGGTTGGGCTGTTCGCCCATTAAAGCGGTACGCGAGCTGGGTTTAGAACGTCGTGAGACAGTTCGGTCCCTATCCGCTGCGCGCGTAGGAATATTGAGAAGGGCTGTCCCTAGTACGAGAGGACCGGGACGGACGAACCTCTGGTGTGCCAGTTGTCCTGCCAAGGGCATGGCTGGTTGGCTACGTTCGGAAAGGATAACCGCTGAAAGCATCTAAGCGGGAAGCCTGCTTCGAGATGAGTATTCCCACCCCCTTTGAGGGGTTAAGGCTCCCAGTAGACGACTGGGTTGATAGGCCAGATGTGGAAGCCCGGCAACGGGTGGAGCTGACTGGTACTAATAGGCCGAGGGCTTGTCCTCAGTTGCTCGCGTCCACTGTGTTAGTTCTGAAATAACGAACGGCCGTGTTGTTGCCCGGTGTTGGTTAATTTCATAGTGTTTCGGTGGTCATTGCGTTAGGGAAACGCCCGGTTACATTCCGAACCCGGAAGCTAAGCCTTTCAGCGCCGATGGTACTGCAGGGGGGACCCTGTGGGAGAGTAGGACGCCGCCGAACAATTATTCCGGGAAAGCCCCGTGCCCTTGTGGCACGGGGCTTTTCTGCGTTCTGAGCGTCTAGGCTCGAACCATGCGCTACGAACTGGTCATCTTCGACAACGATGGTGTGCTCGTCGACAGTGAGCCGATCTCCAACACCATCCTCTCCGGCTACCTGACCGAGCTCGGTCACCCCACCTCGTACGAGGAATCGCTCCGTGACTACATGGGGTCTGCCGTGCACCGGATCCACGACCTCGTCGAGGAGAGGACCGGGGAGAAGCTGCCCGCGGACTTCGACGAGACGCTCCACTCCCGGATCTTCGCCGCGTTCCAGCAAGAGCTGGAGCCGGTCGAAGGGGTCGCCGACGTGCTGGGAAAGCTCGTCGCCGACGGGGTTCCGTACTGCGTCGCCTCGTCCGGGAACCACGATCGGATCCGGGTCGGGCACCGAAAGACCGGGCTCGACCAGTGGTTCGAGGAGGAGTGGATCTTCAGCGCGGAGGACGTGGGTCAGGGCAAGCCGGCGCCCGACCTGTTCCTCCATGCCGCTGAGCGGATGGGCGTTCCGCCCGAGAGGTGTGTCGTCATCGAGGACAGCCCGCTCGGTGTGGAGGCGGCCCGGGCCGCGGGGATGGATGTGTACGGGTTCACGTCGATGATGCCCGCCGACCGGCTCGCCGGGGTGACCGGCTGCTTCTCCGACATGGCTCAACTGCGGGAATTGCTCGCCTGATCCATCTACCCACGGGTAGGCCAGGGCCCTACGCTGCGGCCATGAAGGATGCGCGGTTGCGGCACGGTAGGGCCTCCTTGGCGTTGAGTTTCTTCGTGCAGGGAGTCACCTTTGCCCTGCTCGTGACGCGTATTCCTGCCATTCAGGACCGGTACGGGATATCCGACGGTCTGCTGCCCGTGTTCCTTGCCGCCGTGCCCATCCTGGCCGGCGTGGGCAGCGTGGTCACCGAGAAGGTGGTCGCGCGGGTACGGCCCCGGGGCGTGCTCAGGTGGGCGCAGCCCGTCGTACTGCTGGCGCTGCTCGGTGTCGGGGCCGGCAGCGAGCTGTGGCAAGCGGCCGTGGCGCTCGGTGTGTTCGGGCTGTCCGTCGGGGCGCTCGATGCTTCCATGAACATGATGGGGGTCAGCCTCCAGCGGGCGTACGGGCGCAGCATCATGCTCGGGTTCCATGCCGCGTACAGCCTAGGTGGGATCGCCGGGGCGTCGATGGCGTGGGCCGGGGCGCACTGGGATCTGACGCTGCTGGTCTCGTATCTTCCGGCGGTCGTCGTGCTGCTGCCGGCCGCGTTCATCGCGAGCCGGTGGTACGTCGAGGGTGCCGAGGGGAAGGCGGAGGGCGACGGGCCGCCGGGAGAGGTCTCCTCGGGGGTCTCGGTCTCGTTCAAGCTGCTGATGCCGCTCTGTCTGGTGATGAGCTTCGCGTACATCGGGGACTCGACGGTCTCCAACTGGAGCGCGAAGTATCTGCAGGACGTGCTGGGGAGCTCGGAGCAGCTGTCGACCGTTCCGTACAACGTCTACATGGTGACGACGCTGCTGGGGCGGGCCGTGGGGGACTTCGGGGTGCGGCGGTTCGGCGCCGTGGCTGTCGTGCGGTTCGGGAGTGTGCTGGCCGCGGCCGGGTTCGGGGTGGTGGCGGTTGCTTCCGGTGCGTGGATCGGGATGCTGGGGTTCACCATGCTGGGGCTGGGGCTCTGTGTGATCGTGCCTCAGACGTTCGCGGCGGCGGGGCGGATGTTCCCCGGTGCGAGCGATACGGCGATCGCGCGGCTGAACGTCTTCAACTATGTGGGGTTCCTGGTGGGGTCGCCGTTGGTCGGGGCGCTGGGGGACGCGTGGAGTTACCGGGGCGCGATGCTCGTCCCGATGGTGCTGGTGCTTGCGACGCTCGTGTACGCCAAGTCGTTCGGTCCGGAGCCTGCCCGATACGGTGGCGGGCATGAGCGGCCGCGCACAGTTGATGTGGGATGACGCAGTAACGGGATACGACTTCGGGAACAGTCATCCGATGGACCCCGTCAGGCTGGCCCTGACGATGGGTCTGGTGCGGGCGTACGGGCTCGACGGTGCGGTGGATGTGGTGGCTGCCAAGCCGGCCGGGGATTCCACGCTTCGGCTCGTGCACCGCGAGGACTATGTGGCGGCCGTGCGCGCGGCCTCGGCGGACCCCAGGGCGGCCGATCAGAACTACGGGCTCGGGACGATGGACGATCCGGCGTTCGCGGGGATGCACGAGGTGTCGGCGCTGATCGCCGGGCAGTCGGTGGCGGCGGCCGAGGCGGTGTGGCGCGGGTCCACGGCGCATGCGGTGAACTTCGCGGGCGGGCTGCACCATGCGATGCCGGGTAGTGCGTCGGGGTTCTGTATCTACAACGACCCGGCGCTGGCGATTGCCCGGCTGCTGGAGCTGGGTGCGGAGCGGGTCGCGTACATCGATGTGGATGTGCACCACGGTGACGGGGTGCAGGCGGCGTTCTGGGAGGACCCGCGGGTTCTGACGGTGTCGCTGCACGAGCATCCGCGGACGCTCTTTCCGCAGACCGGCTGGCCGGAGGAGACCGGTGCCGGTGCGGGGGAGGGGGCCGCGGTGAATGTGGCGCTGCCTGCCGGTACAGGGGACGCGGGGTGGCTGAGGGCGTTCCATGCGGTGGTGCCGGAGCTGCTGGCGGACTTCCGGCCGCAGGTGCTGGTGACCCAGCACGGCGCCGATACGCACTTCGAGGACCCGCTCGCGCATCTGGCGGTGTCGCTGGACGCGCAGCGGTCGGTCATGGAGTCGTGTCACGAGTTCGCCCATGAGTACGTGGCGGACGGGCGATGGGTGGCGCTCGGCGGCGGGGGGTATGCGGTCGTCGACGTGGTGCCGCGGTCCTGGACGCATCTGGTGGGGATCGCCGCGCATGCGCCGGTGGACCCGGAGTCGGTGATTCCTGCTTCGTGGCGGGACGAGGTCTATGCCCGGACACGGCAGTTGGGGCCGGGCCGGATGACGGATGGGCGTACGCCTTCGTGGCAGCCGTGGGAGGGCGGGTACGACCCGGCGGACCGGCTCGACCAGGCGGTGCTCGCGACCAGGCGGGCGGCGTTCCCGTTGCGCGGGCTGCTGGCCTGAAACGGGCGGGGACGGTCCCGGTGCGGCCGATTCCGTGCTGACGTGAGGAATGGTTGCGCCAACTGAGGAATGGTTACGCCAACTGTGGGGCGTAGTCGGGCTTCTGTCCCCCCGTCCGGGTGGTTGGGGGAGCATCGGCAGGGTGTTGAGCACCGGAGCGCTGCGTGCGCATCTGCTGGCGGCCCGGCTGGCCGGGCCCGTGGCCACCTCGCGGGAGGTGAGCTTGCGGAGCTATCGGCTGTTCGCGGCGAGGGACCCGCGGGTGCTGCTCGGGCTCAACCCCGAATGGGGGTGGGAGGAGTGCGATCTGCTTCGGTTGATGGCCGACAAGTGCGGAGTCTCGGACGATCCTGCTCATGTTTCGGGTCCCGATGTGATCGATCCGGAGCGCACCTTGGCTGGTCTGGACGCGTTTGCCGAGCGGTTGTCGAATGTGGCCGCCCGGCGGGCACCGGTGCTGTTCGGGACCGGCCATCCGCACCGGCTGCTCGGCTTCTACGCCGCGTTGGCAGACGCTTTGTCGGCGGCCGGCTGCGTCGTACTCACCCCGGCGCAGGGGCGATGTATCGACATAACGACCCGGTTCGGCGTACGCACCTACAACCTTGATTACGTACGGGGAGTCGCTCTGGTGCGCGAACCCGGCGTGCGGGACCGTGGTAGTGAGCCGGGCGCACATACCCACTCGCCGCTGCCGGTTCGGGTGGCGCTGGAGGCTGCGGTGGCTGCCCACGGGCGGCTGCCCGAACTGGTCGTCGGGGACCACGGATGGGTCTGCGGGGCAGGTCAGCTGGGTATTGAGGCGATCGGCCTGGCGGATACGGACGATCCCGCGCTGTTCGTCGGCGAGGCCGAGGGGCAGGTGTCGGTCGCCGTTCCGCTTGATGACGCCGTTCAGTCCGCCTACTACCGGCCGCTCACTCGCTATGTACTCAATCGGGCGTGTCTGTCACAGTAGGCGGCCGATGGTCCCTCCTCTTCCCCACTCGCATCACCCGCCCCTAATCTGGGGAGTGAGCGCACAACGACGAAGAGTCACCGGAGGGGAAGCCGGTGCGCGTCTCGTGCGGAAGGTACAGGTGGGTCATGGCTGCTGGCAGCGAGAGGCCTCTCAACGAGGTCAAGTTTCTGACCGTGGCGGAAGTCGCCTCGGTCATGCGGGTGTCGAAGATGACCGTGTACCGCTTGGTGCACAGTGGTCATCTGCCGGCGATCCGGGTGGGCAGGTCCTTCCGGGTCCCGGAGCAAGCGGTTCACGAGTATCTCCGCGAGTCCTTTGTGGGGGTGGAGTCGGCCTGAGGTTGGCCTCGGATTACGTCCCTCACCCCGTGGCGGGTAGGCTAGGCCGACGTAGGTCGTGTGGGCCCAGACGCCCCGCACCAGTGAAGAGAAGTGAGCGAGGGTAGTCGTGGGCTCTGTTATCAAGAAGCGGCGCAAGCGGATGGCCAAGAAGAAGCACCGCAAGCTGCTCAAGCGCACGCGCGTTCAGCGTCGCAACAAGAAGTAAGCGAACGCAGTTCGTGAATCCGCAGCCCTCCCGCCGACATGGCGGGAGGGCTGCGGTGCGTTGTGCGGGCGGCCTTGCACATATTTGGGCCAAAGACTCGGCAGAACGCCGCCGTGCAGTCATCACAGGGCAACATCCACCCGCTACGGTGACGGCCAGGGGAAACCTCTTCGACGGAAGGCGCTGATCTTGGGGAAGGTCGTGCTCGTCACGGGAGCGGCCCGGCAGCTGGGCGGCCGATTCGTGCGGCGCATCCAGCGTGACCCGGAGGTGGACCGGGTGATCGCCGTCGACGCGATCGCGCCGGGGCACCAATTGGGTGATGCCGACTTCGTCCGCGCGGACATCCGCCAGCCCGCGATCGCCAGAGTCCTCGCCGAGCACACCGTCGACACGGTCGTGCATCTGGACGTCAGCGGCAAGGCGCTCGGGGCCGGTGGCCGCACCACGGTCAAGGAGACCAATGTCATCGGCACCATGCAGCTGCTCGGTGCCTGCCAGAAGTCGCCGACGGTGCGGCGGCTGGTGATCAAGTCCAGTACGGGTGTGTACGGCTCCGCCCCGCGCGATCCGGCGGTCTTCACCGAGACCACCCCGCCCAAGTCCCTGCCGAGCGGGGGCTTCGCGAAGGACGCGGTGGAGGTAGAGGGGTACGTACGGGGCTTCGCGCGCCGCAGACCGGACGTCGCCGTGTGCGTGCTGAGGTTCGCGAACATCCTGGGGCCGGACGCGGACTCGCCGCTCGCCGACTATCTGTCGCTGCCCGTCCTGCCGACCGTGTTCGGGTACGACCCCCGGCTCCAGTTCGTCCACGAGGACGACGTCATCGACGTACTGAGGATCGCCTCGCACGAACCGCGGCGCGGGACGCTGAACAGTGGCACGTTCAATATCGCGGGCGACGGGGTGCTGCTGCTGTCGCAGTGTTCGCGGCGGCTCGGGCGGCCGACGATGCCGGTGCCCCTGCCCGCCGTCACCTGGGTGGGCCAAGCCCTCCGCACCGTCGGCATGACGGACTTCTCACCGGAGCAGATCCGGCTGCTGACGCACGGCAGGGTGGTCTCCACCGTGCAGATGCGCGAGACGCTGGGCTTCCACCCGGGATTCACCACCGCGGAGACGTTCGCGGACTTCGCGCGGAACCAGGCGCCGGGACTGCTGCCGCCCGAGATGGTCGGCAGGGCCGTCGACCGGCTGGCGGCGATGCCGTTCGCCGGTGGGACCGGCGAGGTTCCGGGGATCACCGGGGCCGACGACACACAACCGACCCACAGCGCGAGATAGAGGAGCGCACCGACGATGGCGGATGCCAAGGTCATTCCGTTCGACGACGACCGTTCGCGGTCGGGTGGCGCGCCGCGGTCGGCGCGGCGGCGGTCCGGGGCGGGTCCCGCGGTGGGCACTGCGGCCCTGAGCGCCCTGCCCGGGCAGTTGGACGCCGCGCCGGTCCATGAGGCGGTCCAGAGGGGCGGGGAGCCCGTGGAGGGTGTGCAGGACGAGGTGCGGCGCGGCAGCTGGGACCGGCGGATCGCGGGTGGGCTCGCGTTTCTTCGTCGGCGGGTCACGGGTGAGTACGAGGTCGACGAGTTCGGGTACGACAAGGAACTCACCGATCAGGTTCTGATGTCGATGCTGCGGCCGATGTACGAGAAGTACTTCCGGGTCGAGGTGCGGGGCATCGAGAACATCCCGTCGGACGGCGGGGCGTTGATCGTGGCCAACCACTCGGGGACGTTGCCGCTGGACGGGCTGATGCTCCAGGTTGCCGTGCACGACAACCATCCGGCGGGCCGGCATCTGCGGCTGCTCGCTGCGGATCTGGTCTTCGTGCTGCCGGTGGTGAACGAGCTGGCCAGGAAGGCCGGGCACACACTGGCCTGCGCGGAGGACGCGGAGCGGCTGCTCAGGCAGGGCGAGGTCGTCGGTGTGATGCCGGAGGGCTTCAAGGGCATCGGGAAGCCGTTCGGCGAGCGGTACAAGCTGCAGCGGTTCGGGCGGGGCGGCTTCGTGTCGACGGCGCTGCGGGCCGGGGTGCCGATTGTGCCGTGCTCGATCGTGGGTGCGGAGGAGATCTATCCAATGATCGGCAACGCGAAAACGCTGGCGCGGGTGCTGGGGGTTCCGTACTTCCCGATCACGCCCACGTTTCCTTGGCTGGGGCCGTTGGGGGCGGTGCCGTTGCCGACGAAGTGGACGATTCAGTTCGGGGAGCCGATTCCCACGGAGGGGTATCCGGTGGAGGCGGCGGAGGATCCGATGCTGATGTTCAACCTGACGGATCAGGTGCGGGAGCAGATTCAGCACACGCTGTACAAGCTGTTGGTGCAGCGGAGGTCGGTGTTCTTCTGACGGCGGGTGTCCTCAACCGCCGGAAGGGGTGAGCGACCGGCGGACGGGCTTGGGGGAATCCGTCCGCCGGTCAATCACTGGTCTTCGTCCTCGCTGTTGAATCCCAGGCCCGGGAGCAGGCCGGGGAGCAGGGGCGGCAGTGTCACGTCCGGGGTGGGTGGGGTGCTGTCCCTGCCTGTTGTGGGCGGGGTGGTGCCCGGGGACGGTGTGTCCAGGAAGCCGTCCGTGCCGCCTGCGATCAGGTTGTCCTCCGGGGTGGAGGCGGAGCCGGACGGGTCCGGGGTACCGCTGCTGCCCGTCTGGCCCTGTGAGACCTCGGGGGAGGAGGGGGCCGGGTCGTCCGTGCCGGGCGACCCGTCGGTCTGCTGCGAGGAGCCGGACTCCTGGGAGTCGGTGCTCCCGTCCGGGCTGCTGGGAAGCAGGGACTGCAGCGGCGCGACCTCTTCGTCTATGGCCTCGAAGACCGAGCTCACCTCGTCCCCGACATCCGTCAGCTGGACCGGCAGACGGTCGCGCATGGTGCTCCAACTGCCGCGATGGGAGCGGGAGAAGGAATCCAGGGTCTGGATGGGTCCGAGTGCTCCGTCGCGCTGGTACGCGGCGTGGAGCAGGCGGTGGCCCTCGGTGGCGTCGTGCGTCATGCCGTTGAGGGTGCGTCTGATCTCGCCGAGTGATTCGTGGTCCAGATCGCCCGCGCGGCCGCGCTCCATCAGCCTGCGGGCTTCGCTCAGCCGGGTCGACGCCTGGTCGAGGTAGACCTCGCCGCGGTCGGCGTCGCCGTCGGCCATGCCGAGGTTGATGTCCTCCATGCCGCGCTTCAGCCCGTACAGCGAATCACCCGGCAGGGCGTCGGAACTGGCAGCGGCCACTCCGCCGAAGGCTC harbors:
- a CDS encoding 30S ribosomal protein bS22, which codes for MGSVIKKRRKRMAKKKHRKLLKRTRVQRRNKK
- a CDS encoding MFS transporter — encoded protein: MKDARLRHGRASLALSFFVQGVTFALLVTRIPAIQDRYGISDGLLPVFLAAVPILAGVGSVVTEKVVARVRPRGVLRWAQPVVLLALLGVGAGSELWQAAVALGVFGLSVGALDASMNMMGVSLQRAYGRSIMLGFHAAYSLGGIAGASMAWAGAHWDLTLLVSYLPAVVVLLPAAFIASRWYVEGAEGKAEGDGPPGEVSSGVSVSFKLLMPLCLVMSFAYIGDSTVSNWSAKYLQDVLGSSEQLSTVPYNVYMVTTLLGRAVGDFGVRRFGAVAVVRFGSVLAAAGFGVVAVASGAWIGMLGFTMLGLGLCVIVPQTFAAAGRMFPGASDTAIARLNVFNYVGFLVGSPLVGALGDAWSYRGAMLVPMVLVLATLVYAKSFGPEPARYGGGHERPRTVDVG
- a CDS encoding lysophospholipid acyltransferase family protein, with product MADAKVIPFDDDRSRSGGAPRSARRRSGAGPAVGTAALSALPGQLDAAPVHEAVQRGGEPVEGVQDEVRRGSWDRRIAGGLAFLRRRVTGEYEVDEFGYDKELTDQVLMSMLRPMYEKYFRVEVRGIENIPSDGGALIVANHSGTLPLDGLMLQVAVHDNHPAGRHLRLLAADLVFVLPVVNELARKAGHTLACAEDAERLLRQGEVVGVMPEGFKGIGKPFGERYKLQRFGRGGFVSTALRAGVPIVPCSIVGAEEIYPMIGNAKTLARVLGVPYFPITPTFPWLGPLGAVPLPTKWTIQFGEPIPTEGYPVEAAEDPMLMFNLTDQVREQIQHTLYKLLVQRRSVFF
- a CDS encoding phosphatase gives rise to the protein MLSTGALRAHLLAARLAGPVATSREVSLRSYRLFAARDPRVLLGLNPEWGWEECDLLRLMADKCGVSDDPAHVSGPDVIDPERTLAGLDAFAERLSNVAARRAPVLFGTGHPHRLLGFYAALADALSAAGCVVLTPAQGRCIDITTRFGVRTYNLDYVRGVALVREPGVRDRGSEPGAHTHSPLPVRVALEAAVAAHGRLPELVVGDHGWVCGAGQLGIEAIGLADTDDPALFVGEAEGQVSVAVPLDDAVQSAYYRPLTRYVLNRACLSQ
- a CDS encoding helix-turn-helix domain-containing protein; the encoded protein is MAAGSERPLNEVKFLTVAEVASVMRVSKMTVYRLVHSGHLPAIRVGRSFRVPEQAVHEYLRESFVGVESA
- a CDS encoding acetoin utilization protein AcuC; this translates as MSGRAQLMWDDAVTGYDFGNSHPMDPVRLALTMGLVRAYGLDGAVDVVAAKPAGDSTLRLVHREDYVAAVRAASADPRAADQNYGLGTMDDPAFAGMHEVSALIAGQSVAAAEAVWRGSTAHAVNFAGGLHHAMPGSASGFCIYNDPALAIARLLELGAERVAYIDVDVHHGDGVQAAFWEDPRVLTVSLHEHPRTLFPQTGWPEETGAGAGEGAAVNVALPAGTGDAGWLRAFHAVVPELLADFRPQVLVTQHGADTHFEDPLAHLAVSLDAQRSVMESCHEFAHEYVADGRWVALGGGGYAVVDVVPRSWTHLVGIAAHAPVDPESVIPASWRDEVYARTRQLGPGRMTDGRTPSWQPWEGGYDPADRLDQAVLATRRAAFPLRGLLA
- a CDS encoding HAD family hydrolase; the encoded protein is MRYELVIFDNDGVLVDSEPISNTILSGYLTELGHPTSYEESLRDYMGSAVHRIHDLVEERTGEKLPADFDETLHSRIFAAFQQELEPVEGVADVLGKLVADGVPYCVASSGNHDRIRVGHRKTGLDQWFEEEWIFSAEDVGQGKPAPDLFLHAAERMGVPPERCVVIEDSPLGVEAARAAGMDVYGFTSMMPADRLAGVTGCFSDMAQLRELLA
- a CDS encoding NAD-dependent epimerase/dehydratase family protein, translated to MGKVVLVTGAARQLGGRFVRRIQRDPEVDRVIAVDAIAPGHQLGDADFVRADIRQPAIARVLAEHTVDTVVHLDVSGKALGAGGRTTVKETNVIGTMQLLGACQKSPTVRRLVIKSSTGVYGSAPRDPAVFTETTPPKSLPSGGFAKDAVEVEGYVRGFARRRPDVAVCVLRFANILGPDADSPLADYLSLPVLPTVFGYDPRLQFVHEDDVIDVLRIASHEPRRGTLNSGTFNIAGDGVLLLSQCSRRLGRPTMPVPLPAVTWVGQALRTVGMTDFSPEQIRLLTHGRVVSTVQMRETLGFHPGFTTAETFADFARNQAPGLLPPEMVGRAVDRLAAMPFAGGTGEVPGITGADDTQPTHSAR
- a CDS encoding DUF5667 domain-containing protein yields the protein MIANVSAHRRANAFAQALEEQELQGAAAVQPEDPAEPADHGTLLALANGLGELPRPKLDPEVKVVQRAQLVAAMEAMFAEGGASTGPTVPEQRSRGAHRASPLRKLRPRSRWTKGIAAGGLTVGVAAGAFGGVAAASSDALPGDSLYGLKRGMEDINLGMADGDADRGEVYLDQASTRLSEARRLMERGRAGDLDHESLGEIRRTLNGMTHDATEGHRLLHAAYQRDGALGPIQTLDSFSRSHRGSWSTMRDRLPVQLTDVGDEVSSVFEAIDEEVAPLQSLLPSSPDGSTDSQESGSSQQTDGSPGTDDPAPSSPEVSQGQTGSSGTPDPSGSASTPEDNLIAGGTDGFLDTPSPGTTPPTTGRDSTPPTPDVTLPPLLPGLLPGLGFNSEDEDQ